Proteins encoded together in one Monomorium pharaonis isolate MP-MQ-018 chromosome 8, ASM1337386v2, whole genome shotgun sequence window:
- the LOC105833514 gene encoding toll-like receptor 3, translating into MRLAIVEFVFTILIYWTTLSIGDIHLTMKNYVDKSIQFQCKDDISLNFSNTVISYINQDFISNPIITCLNLIGSNIEDIEKGAFNKLPNLTHLFLSNNNLDGNKLFNFGTHNKLQVLIMNKVIKPETYSRCTCIQPFCEMYDMHESNITVTVQVVDEYPNLEILSLHANCLENLQSFPLMEETTSYYSLKPLHYRNFELKNNKITSKVTQVVFPKLKILDLSENRINRTNFINLLSNSLYFLDLHDNLVNSLSLNKKGNNLFALNLDNNNFKYISYQNNKKNPSLSMAGLKNLHYLSVFNNRINVIASDAFQDNDKLFYLNLSSNNINYIYPDTFANLQYLKTLDLSINKLNNVIRISKEIEINTLYINYNNITKLFSYSFVQMPKLTKLLLGQNKIDEIDVNAFDLLFNLEELDLSANMLRFLPQNWTDSLVSIKYLDLSDNQFMSLKDLSLSNTSPLIEIYFIRNSLKYLNVAYFIENLPQNLTINLTNRSNFTKWIWPTWGNNYYKNILNQENYDEYLDES; encoded by the exons ATG agaTTGGCTATTGTAGAGTTTGTTTTTACAATTCTCATTTATTGGACCACACTTTCAATAGGCGATATTCATTTGACTATGAAAAACTACGTGGACAAATCAATTCAATTTCAGTGTAAAGATGACATTTCTTTAAACTTCTCCAACACAGTGATTTCTTATATTAACCAGGATTTCATCAGTAATCCAATAATCACTTGCCTCAATCTTATAGGCAGTAATATTGAGGATATTGAAAAAGGCGCTTTTAATAAGCTTCCCAATTTAACTCATTTGTttctttctaataataatctcGACGGAAATAAactctttaattttggaaCACACAATAAGTTACAAGTTCTTATTatgaataaagtaataaaaccAGAAACGTATAGTCGTTGCACATGTATACAGCCCTTTTGTGAAATGTACGACATGCATGAATCTAACATAACAGTAACAGTTCAGGTTGTTGACGAATATCccaatttagaaattttgtctCTTCATGCaaattgtttagaaaatttacaatCTTTTCCATTAATGGAAGAAACAACCTCATATTATTCGTTAAAACCGTTACATTATCGTAATtttgagttaaaaaataataaaataacttcgAAAGTTACGCAAGTTGTATTTCCCAAGTTAAAGATCCTGGATCTCTCCGAAAACAGGataaataggacaaattttataaatttgttgtcAAATAGCTTATACTTTCTTGATCTTCACGATAATTTGGTTAACTCTttgagtttaaataaaaaaggaaacaatTTGTTTGCACTTAATTtagataacaataattttaaatacattagtTATcagaataacaaaaaaaacccAAGTCTATCGATGGCTGGTTTAAAGAATTTGCATTATCTTTCTGTTTTTAACAACAGGATTAACGTTATTGCGTCAGATGCTTTTCAAGACAACGACAAATTATTCTACTTAAACTTatcttcaaataatataaattatatatatccgGACACATTTGCAAATTTGCAATACTTAAAAACGCTCGATCTGAGTATTAACAAACTCAACAATGTTATACGTATCTCAAAGGAAATAGAAATCAACACcttgtatattaattacaataacataacaaaattattctcatATTCCTTCGTGCAAATGCcaaaattgacgaaattgttattaggacaaaataaaattgatgagATTGATGTTAATGCATTTGATCTTCTTTTTAACCTAGAAGAGTTAGATCTTTCGGCAAATATGTTACGTTTTCTGCCTCAAAACTGGACAGATTCTCTTgtgtcaataaaatatttggactTAAGTGATAATCAATTCATGTCACTGAAGGATTTATCGTTGTCGAATACATCACcattgatagaaatatattttataaggaattcattaaaatatttaaatgttgcatattttattgagAATTTACCGCAAAATCTTACTATTAACTTGACAAACCgctcaaattttacaaaatggaTATGGCCCACTTGgggaaacaattattataaaaatattctaaatcaAGAAAACTATGATGAATACTTGGACGAATCTTAA